A single window of Thermostichus vulcanus str. 'Rupite' DNA harbors:
- a CDS encoding GxxExxY protein, producing MSREEANRLSNVIIGAAIAVHRELGPGLLESAYEACLKYELAQQGLQVESQVPQPVIYKGIHLDCGYRLDLLVEDLVIVELKTVESLQPIHDAQLLTYLKLKKLWLGLLINFNVPILKNGIKRLVNH from the coding sequence GTGAGTCGGGAGGAAGCGAATCGGTTATCGAATGTGATTATTGGGGCAGCGATCGCCGTGCATCGGGAGTTGGGGCCAGGGTTATTGGAGTCTGCCTATGAGGCGTGTTTGAAGTATGAGTTAGCCCAACAGGGGTTGCAAGTTGAGAGCCAAGTACCTCAGCCTGTCATCTATAAGGGGATTCATCTGGATTGCGGCTATCGTTTAGATCTGTTGGTAGAAGACTTGGTAATCGTGGAACTCAAAACGGTTGAAAGCCTACAACCCATCCACGATGCCCAACTCCTCACCTACCTTAAACTCAAAAAACTCTGGCTCGGACTCCTGATCAACTTCAACGTCCCCATCCTCAAAAACGGCATCAAACGCCTCGTCAACCATTAA
- a CDS encoding M14 family metallopeptidase: MGALPEFDFSHYFTYAEIVDFLQTAVAAYPHLITLETLGTSRQGREIWLATLTHQATGPALEKPAYWIDANTHAGEVTGSAVALYTIHHLLSQYGVDPQATRLLDGYTLYVLPRLAVDGAEQYLTTPDDLRSSPHAYPDPDKKDGLHRQDINGDGLILQMRLRDDCGAWKISDKDPRLMVRRDPDEFGGTYYTLLPEGLIHNFDGYEVRVAPPLAGMDFNRNYPFEWAPEGEQKGAGAYPFSEPETRAEAEFWRTHRNINGFVTYHTYSAVILRPYSTHPDEHFPVEDLETFQLIGEKGTQLTGYECVSVYHKFRYHPKQILHGGMDDYAYDHWGWFGFTTELWDLPTAAGIQKGDYIQWYRRHTEADDLKILQWNDEHLGGGGFVDWQPFEHPQLGPVEIGGWKKKMTWDNAPPQVLPQLCRQHCQFTLAHALMSPKLAIAKAEVHPQGSDLYKVILQLENQGFLPTYTSQKALERQIVRPIEVEVQMPETAALVMGQAKQRVGHLEGRSNKAFVKAFSDAGEVDFRRKLEWVIRAPAGTRLGILARAERAGMVRTELLLT; encoded by the coding sequence ATGGGTGCGCTACCAGAGTTTGATTTCAGCCATTACTTCACCTACGCCGAGATCGTGGATTTTTTGCAGACCGCAGTGGCTGCCTATCCCCACCTGATCACCCTAGAAACGCTCGGTACTAGCCGCCAAGGCCGGGAGATCTGGCTGGCCACCCTCACCCATCAAGCTACCGGCCCCGCCCTAGAAAAACCCGCCTACTGGATCGATGCCAATACCCACGCGGGGGAAGTGACCGGCTCAGCGGTAGCACTTTACACTATTCACCACTTGCTGAGCCAGTATGGCGTGGATCCCCAGGCAACTCGACTGCTGGATGGCTATACCCTCTACGTGTTGCCTCGCCTTGCTGTGGATGGGGCCGAGCAGTACCTCACCACCCCCGACGATCTGCGCTCTAGCCCCCATGCCTACCCGGATCCTGACAAGAAAGATGGCCTGCACCGGCAGGATATCAATGGCGATGGGCTGATTTTGCAGATGCGCCTCCGAGATGACTGCGGGGCCTGGAAAATTTCAGACAAGGATCCCCGCTTGATGGTGCGCCGGGATCCAGACGAGTTTGGCGGTACCTACTACACCCTGTTGCCGGAGGGGTTAATCCACAACTTCGATGGCTACGAAGTGCGGGTTGCCCCGCCCCTAGCGGGTATGGACTTCAACCGCAACTATCCCTTCGAGTGGGCCCCCGAGGGAGAACAGAAAGGGGCAGGCGCCTATCCCTTCAGTGAGCCAGAGACCCGAGCTGAAGCGGAATTTTGGCGTACCCATCGCAACATCAATGGCTTTGTAACCTATCACACCTACTCGGCGGTGATCCTACGGCCCTATTCCACCCATCCGGATGAGCATTTCCCAGTCGAGGATCTGGAAACTTTTCAACTCATCGGGGAGAAGGGCACCCAACTGACGGGCTACGAATGCGTTTCTGTCTATCACAAGTTCCGCTACCACCCCAAACAAATTCTCCACGGCGGCATGGACGACTACGCCTACGATCACTGGGGCTGGTTCGGCTTTACCACTGAGCTTTGGGATCTGCCGACGGCTGCCGGGATCCAAAAAGGAGACTACATCCAGTGGTATCGCCGCCATACGGAAGCGGATGATCTCAAAATCCTGCAATGGAACGATGAACACCTCGGTGGCGGGGGGTTTGTGGATTGGCAGCCCTTCGAGCATCCGCAACTGGGGCCGGTAGAGATCGGCGGCTGGAAAAAAAAAATGACCTGGGATAATGCCCCGCCCCAAGTCTTGCCGCAGCTGTGTCGGCAGCACTGCCAGTTCACTCTGGCTCATGCCCTGATGAGCCCCAAGTTGGCCATCGCCAAAGCAGAGGTTCACCCACAGGGATCCGACCTGTACAAAGTTATTTTGCAGCTAGAAAATCAAGGCTTCCTGCCCACCTACACCAGCCAAAAAGCTCTGGAGCGGCAGATCGTGCGACCGATTGAGGTGGAGGTACAAATGCCGGAGACAGCCGCGCTGGTCATGGGGCAAGCCAAACAAAGGGTGGGCCACTTGGAAGGGCGCTCCAACAAAGCCTTTGTCAAAGCCTTTTCCGATGCGGGAGAGGTGGATTTTCGGCGCAAGCTGGAGTGGGTAATCCGAGCTCCGGCGGGAACCCGCTTAGGGATCCTGGCCAGGGCAGAGCGGGCCGGCATGGTGCGAACGGAACTGCTGCTGACCTAG
- a CDS encoding helicase-related protein, with amino-acid sequence MAQLEDLTRGALVKGLLPTHNVIVIDAKWHGSDVVELTYKDANGQPHTELLFRDREPTLEIVTEGQPWSFDGDGALLRLVSEAHRIRLAHLFDPLLAVHTSLVEPLPHQITAVYGEMLTRQPLRFLLADDPGAGKTIMAGLLIRELRIRGDLQRCLIVCPGSLAVQWQDELLQKFHLPFEILTNDQIEAARTGNAFAEMPLLIARLDKLSRNEDLQAKLRQTDWDLVVVDEAHKLSASFFGGEIKETKRYKLGKLLSTLTRHFLLMTATPHNGKEEDFQLFLALLDGDRFEGRFRDGVHSCDVSDLMRRLVKEDLLKFDGKPLFPERRAHTVKYVLSDLEAVLYKQVTDYVREEFNRADALANEGRKGTVGFALTILQRRLASSPEAIYQSLRRRRERLQKRLREEEFLKRGLSAEIAFGSTIDPDDWDDDFEDLSGDEREAREEEVVDQATAARTIAELQAEIHQLGELENLALRVRRSGKDRKWDELSRVIQAVFAPQRHKGHEENPLWSLCLGGSSRKLVIFTEHRDTLNYLVSQITTLIGRSEAVVTIHGGMGREERKKAEEAFKQDVAVQVLIATDAAGEGINLQRAHLMVNYDLPWNPNRLEQRFGRIHRIGQTEVCHLWNLVAEETREGDVYLSLLKKLEIEQKALGGKVFDVLGKAIAGKELRELLIEAIRYGDRPEVKAKLDQVVSDRLDQSRLRALLEERALARDSMDASKVQQIRQEMERAEARKLQPHFIASFFLEAFQRLGGTIRQREPKRYEITHVPAVIRNRDRLIGVGAAVLKRYERICFEKELISVPGKPVADFVCPGHPLLDAVLDVTLERHRDLLRQGAILVDENDPGEAVRVLVYLEHSIQDGRTERDGRRRVVSRRMQYVELRAERQENLDQRDKPSSLSPLSSFLSPSNAGYAPYLDYRPLTPEEQAILTDPSCPLCLRGSNLEDQATTYAITHLVPQHLQEVRERKEELIDKTLRAVKDRLTKEINYWDQRAAELRLQEQASKPNAKLNSAKAQQRADELAARLQKRLSELEQERKLSPLPPVVIGGALVVPIGLLQRLQGKRAAATSTFARETQRVERAAMAAVMAVERALGYEPRDVSDQKCGYDIESVVPGTGQLRFIEVKGRIEGAETVTVTKNEILTALNKPDNFILALVQVPLDREFPEGDVFKVKTTAGTYAVPGEGCVVRYVQRPFQREPDFGASSVNYGWRELWERGYEPQRHKGH; translated from the coding sequence ATGGCTCAACTCGAAGATCTCACCCGTGGTGCTCTTGTCAAAGGTCTCCTACCGACTCATAACGTTATCGTCATTGACGCGAAGTGGCATGGGAGTGATGTGGTGGAGCTGACCTATAAGGATGCAAATGGTCAACCGCACACTGAGCTTCTGTTTCGCGATCGCGAGCCAACCTTAGAAATTGTTACCGAAGGGCAACCTTGGAGTTTCGATGGGGATGGGGCGTTGCTGCGGTTGGTTTCCGAAGCCCATCGCATTCGACTGGCTCACCTGTTTGATCCGCTGCTGGCAGTGCATACCTCGTTGGTGGAACCCCTGCCCCACCAGATCACGGCAGTATATGGCGAGATGCTGACCCGGCAACCGTTGCGGTTCCTGTTGGCGGATGATCCGGGGGCGGGCAAAACCATCATGGCGGGGCTGTTGATTCGGGAATTGCGGATTCGGGGGGACTTGCAGCGGTGCCTGATTGTGTGTCCGGGCAGTTTGGCGGTGCAGTGGCAGGATGAGTTGTTGCAAAAGTTTCATCTCCCCTTTGAGATTCTGACCAATGACCAGATTGAAGCGGCGCGCACGGGGAACGCCTTCGCAGAAATGCCCCTGCTCATTGCTCGCTTGGACAAGCTCAGTCGCAATGAAGACCTGCAAGCCAAGCTAAGGCAAACCGATTGGGATTTGGTGGTAGTAGATGAAGCACACAAACTATCTGCCTCATTTTTTGGCGGTGAAATCAAGGAAACCAAGCGCTATAAGCTCGGTAAGCTGCTGTCCACGCTGACCCGGCATTTTCTGTTGATGACAGCAACTCCCCACAACGGGAAAGAGGAAGATTTTCAGTTGTTTCTGGCGCTGCTGGATGGCGATCGCTTCGAGGGGCGATTCCGAGATGGGGTGCATAGCTGCGATGTCTCGGACTTGATGCGGCGCTTGGTCAAAGAGGATTTGCTCAAGTTTGATGGCAAACCGCTGTTTCCGGAGCGGCGGGCACACACGGTCAAGTATGTCCTGTCTGATCTAGAAGCTGTTCTTTACAAGCAAGTTACCGATTACGTCAGGGAAGAGTTTAACCGGGCCGATGCCCTGGCCAATGAGGGGCGCAAGGGAACCGTGGGCTTTGCCTTGACGATTTTGCAACGTCGCCTTGCCTCTTCTCCCGAAGCCATCTACCAGTCCCTCCGACGACGACGGGAACGGCTCCAGAAGCGGCTGCGGGAGGAAGAATTCTTGAAACGAGGGTTATCAGCGGAGATCGCCTTTGGCTCCACCATCGACCCGGATGATTGGGACGATGATTTCGAGGATTTATCTGGTGATGAGCGCGAGGCTAGAGAAGAAGAGGTGGTTGACCAGGCCACGGCGGCTCGCACGATCGCCGAACTGCAAGCCGAGATCCATCAGCTTGGTGAACTCGAAAATTTAGCCTTGCGCGTTCGACGCAGTGGCAAGGATCGCAAGTGGGATGAGTTGTCGCGGGTGATTCAAGCAGTTTTTGCACCACAAAGGCACAAAGGACACGAAGAAAACCCTTTGTGGTCTTTGTGTCTTGGTGGTTCGTCTCGCAAACTGGTGATCTTTACCGAACATCGGGATACCCTGAACTATCTAGTCAGTCAAATTACGACCCTCATCGGGCGATCTGAGGCAGTGGTCACGATCCACGGTGGCATGGGACGGGAAGAGCGCAAGAAGGCAGAGGAAGCCTTTAAGCAAGATGTGGCGGTGCAAGTCTTAATTGCCACGGATGCGGCAGGGGAGGGGATTAACCTGCAACGGGCGCATCTGATGGTGAACTACGACCTGCCGTGGAACCCAAATCGGCTGGAGCAGCGGTTTGGGCGAATTCACCGGATTGGACAAACTGAAGTCTGCCATCTTTGGAATCTGGTGGCGGAGGAAACCCGCGAGGGGGATGTATATCTCTCGCTGCTCAAGAAGCTGGAGATTGAGCAAAAGGCGCTCGGTGGCAAGGTCTTTGATGTGTTAGGGAAAGCGATCGCAGGTAAGGAACTGCGAGAACTCCTGATTGAAGCGATCCGCTACGGCGATCGCCCCGAAGTCAAAGCGAAGCTGGATCAGGTGGTGAGCGATCGCCTTGACCAAAGTCGGTTGCGAGCGTTGCTAGAGGAACGCGCCCTGGCACGGGACTCGATGGATGCGAGCAAGGTGCAGCAGATTCGCCAGGAGATGGAGCGAGCGGAAGCCCGCAAACTTCAGCCCCATTTCATTGCCTCCTTTTTCTTGGAAGCCTTCCAGCGATTGGGCGGTACAATTCGGCAGCGGGAACCCAAACGCTATGAAATTACCCATGTTCCGGCGGTGATTCGCAATCGCGATCGCCTCATTGGAGTGGGAGCAGCCGTCCTAAAGCGGTATGAGCGGATCTGTTTTGAGAAGGAACTCATCAGTGTTCCGGGAAAACCTGTGGCTGATTTTGTTTGCCCTGGTCATCCCCTGCTAGATGCAGTTCTGGATGTGACCTTAGAGCGGCATCGGGATCTGCTGCGGCAGGGTGCCATTCTGGTAGACGAAAACGATCCGGGGGAAGCAGTCCGGGTGCTGGTGTATTTGGAGCATTCCATTCAGGACGGTCGCACCGAACGGGATGGGCGACGGCGAGTGGTGTCGCGGCGGATGCAGTATGTGGAGTTGAGAGCAGAGAGACAAGAGAATTTAGACCAGAGAGATAAACCAAGTTCCCTCTCTCCTCTCTCCTCTTTTCTCTCTCCTAGCAACGCAGGGTATGCGCCTTACCTGGACTACCGACCCCTGACCCCAGAAGAACAGGCTATCCTTACCGATCCTTCGTGTCCTTTGTGCCTTCGTGGTTCAAATCTAGAAGACCAAGCCACCACCTACGCCATCACCCACCTTGTCCCCCAACACCTCCAAGAAGTCCGGGAACGCAAAGAAGAACTGATTGACAAAACCCTCCGGGCGGTGAAGGATCGACTGACAAAGGAAATTAACTATTGGGATCAACGGGCAGCGGAGCTGCGCTTGCAAGAGCAAGCCAGTAAGCCCAATGCCAAGCTCAACTCCGCCAAAGCCCAACAACGAGCCGATGAGTTAGCCGCACGGCTGCAAAAACGCCTATCTGAATTGGAGCAGGAACGAAAGCTATCGCCTCTGCCCCCCGTCGTCATTGGTGGGGCGCTGGTGGTGCCGATCGGTCTATTGCAACGGCTACAGGGAAAACGGGCAGCAGCGACCAGCACCTTTGCCAGAGAAACCCAGCGGGTGGAGCGGGCCGCAATGGCAGCAGTCATGGCAGTAGAACGGGCATTGGGGTATGAACCGCGGGATGTGAGCGATCAGAAGTGTGGGTATGACATTGAATCAGTGGTGCCAGGGACTGGGCAGTTACGATTTATCGAGGTGAAGGGCAGGATAGAAGGGGCTGAAACGGTCACAGTCACCAAAAACGAAATCCTGACGGCGCTCAATAAGCCCGACAATTTTATCTTGGCCTTGGTGCAGGTTCCGCTGGATCGGGAGTTTCCTGAAGGGGATGTGTTCAAGGTCAAGACAACGGCTGGCACCTATGCCGTGCCAGGCGAGGGCTGTGTGGTGCGGTATGTGCAACGACCGTTTCAGCGAGAGCCAGACTTTGGGGCCAGTAGTGTGAACTATGGGTGGCGGGAGTTGTGGGAGCGAGGGTATGAACCACAAAGGCACAAAGGACACTAA
- a CDS encoding Mrp/NBP35 family ATP-binding protein encodes MTTSTLDAAAILEALRPVQDPELRRSLVELNMIRDIRVEPERVAFTLVLTTPACPLREFIVDECKAAIRQLAPIETIDVTVTAETPRSPALPDRQSIKGVRNIVAISSGKGGVGKTSVSVNVAIALAQSGARVGLLDADIYGPNVPLMLGLQDQSLFVQKREDGGEDIFPLENYGVKMVSMGLLIGRDQPVIWRGPMLNGVIRQFLYQVQWGELDYLIVDMPPGTGDAQLTLTQAVPLAGAVIVTTPQSVALLDSRKGLNMFRQLQVPILGIVENMSYFIPPDLPDRQYDIFGSEGGETTARELGIPLLGRIPLEIALRQGGDAGKPIVVGHPESASAQALTQIAKTLAGRVSMLALGAG; translated from the coding sequence ATGACAACTTCCACCCTTGATGCTGCTGCCATTCTGGAGGCGTTGCGTCCTGTTCAGGATCCCGAGTTGCGCCGCAGTTTGGTGGAACTGAACATGATTCGGGATATTCGGGTGGAGCCTGAACGGGTGGCTTTTACCCTAGTGTTGACCACTCCGGCCTGTCCGTTGCGGGAATTCATTGTGGATGAGTGCAAGGCGGCCATCCGCCAATTGGCCCCAATTGAAACCATCGATGTCACGGTGACGGCGGAAACTCCCCGTTCCCCTGCTCTGCCGGATCGCCAGTCCATCAAGGGGGTGCGCAACATTGTTGCCATTTCCAGTGGCAAGGGTGGCGTGGGAAAAACTTCTGTTTCGGTGAATGTGGCAATTGCGTTGGCCCAAAGTGGAGCCCGGGTAGGGCTTTTAGATGCCGATATTTATGGCCCGAATGTGCCCCTGATGTTGGGACTGCAGGATCAGTCTCTGTTCGTGCAAAAACGGGAGGATGGTGGCGAGGATATCTTTCCGTTAGAAAATTATGGCGTGAAGATGGTGTCGATGGGCCTGTTGATTGGGCGGGATCAACCGGTGATTTGGCGTGGCCCGATGTTGAACGGGGTGATCCGGCAGTTTCTCTATCAGGTGCAGTGGGGCGAGTTGGACTATTTGATCGTGGATATGCCCCCGGGTACGGGCGATGCCCAGCTGACCCTGACGCAGGCGGTGCCTTTGGCCGGTGCGGTGATTGTCACAACCCCACAATCCGTGGCACTGCTGGATAGCCGCAAGGGCTTGAATATGTTCCGCCAATTGCAGGTGCCAATTCTGGGCATTGTGGAAAACATGAGCTACTTCATCCCGCCCGACCTGCCGGATCGCCAGTACGATATCTTCGGCTCAGAAGGGGGGGAAACCACCGCCCGCGAACTTGGGATCCCATTGTTGGGACGGATCCCGTTGGAAATTGCTCTGCGCCAAGGGGGAGATGCGGGCAAACCAATTGTGGTTGGTCATCCAGAGTCGGCCTCGGCCCAAGCCTTGACCCAGATTGCCAAAACCCTGGCTGGGCGGGTGTCGATGTTGGCTTTGGGGGCGGGTTAG
- a CDS encoding Dps family protein: MSETSTLRQAFNSVRNNAVLLGAEVTQPVCEGMNALFASFQALYLQYQKHHFVVEGTEFYSLHQFFKDHYEEVSEHVHDLGERLDGLGGVPVANLTTLAQLCCFTPEPDGAFEARQMLSNDLAAEQAIIDLLRRQAAQAESLGDRATRYLYEQILLKTEDRAFHLNHFLANDSLVFGLMNGRA; encoded by the coding sequence ATGTCTGAAACTTCAACTTTGCGCCAAGCATTTAACAGCGTGCGGAACAATGCTGTCCTGCTCGGGGCCGAGGTGACCCAACCGGTTTGTGAGGGCATGAATGCGCTCTTTGCCAGCTTCCAGGCGCTGTACCTGCAATATCAGAAGCATCACTTCGTGGTGGAGGGCACCGAGTTTTACTCTCTGCACCAATTCTTTAAAGATCATTATGAAGAGGTGAGTGAGCACGTTCATGACCTGGGAGAGCGTCTGGATGGGCTCGGAGGTGTACCAGTGGCCAACTTGACGACTTTGGCCCAGCTGTGTTGCTTTACTCCAGAGCCGGACGGGGCTTTTGAGGCGCGGCAGATGTTGAGCAACGACTTAGCGGCGGAACAAGCCATTATCGATCTGTTGCGGCGGCAGGCGGCGCAAGCGGAAAGTCTTGGAGATCGAGCCACCCGCTATCTTTACGAGCAGATTTTGTTAAAAACCGAAGATCGTGCCTTTCACCTGAATCATTTCTTGGCCAATGACAGCTTGGTGTTTGGCTTGATGAACGGCAGAGCCTGA
- a CDS encoding DUF6464 family protein encodes MVQPLIMGVGLWLGLTFLAQLLPLLDKTGSRRLSTWDYRTPQRTLPAVSSGRWDPSCQYFSRSMFLPCAVNPLGPCRCSHYVPLPKDSTRQAADPKP; translated from the coding sequence ATGGTGCAACCACTGATCATGGGAGTGGGCCTATGGCTGGGACTAACTTTTTTGGCCCAGTTGCTCCCTCTCCTGGACAAAACCGGCTCCCGCCGCCTGTCCACCTGGGACTACCGCACCCCCCAGCGCACCTTACCAGCGGTCTCTTCTGGACGATGGGATCCCTCCTGCCAGTATTTTTCCCGGTCGATGTTCTTGCCCTGCGCGGTCAACCCTCTAGGCCCCTGCCGCTGCAGCCACTATGTGCCGCTCCCCAAAGACTCCACCCGTCAGGCAGCCGATCCCAAGCCGTGA